The DNA sequence ACGGCGCCGCCCCAGCACTAGACTGGGGCGGAACCGTCTGAGGAGACAGACGACTTTGGGAGGACTTCCGACATGAAAGCCATCACCAGCCTCACGGCGCTGGTCCTGGGCGCGTCCTTGGCCGGCATGGCTTGGGCGCAGACCGAAACGACGCCCCCGGCGGACGCGGGCGCTGGTGCGGCCGCCGCCGTGTCGGGTGATGCCGCGGCAGAGGCCCCCGCCAATGCCGCAGCCGCCGAACCTGCAGCCGACGCAGCCGCCGAAGGGACCGAGACCGCAGCGGCAGGCGCCCATGTCCTGCCCAACGGCCAGGACATGACCCCGGTCGAGGAGCTGGACGGCCGCTGGCGCAATGACGAGGGCATTCCGACCTTCAAGGTCGAGGATGGCGTCGTCGATTTCGCGACCTTCAACGGTTTCCGCCGCTATCACGCGGAATGCCATGTCTGCCACGGTCCTGACGGCGAGGGGTCGACCTACGCCCCTGCGTTGAAGGAATCGGTGCTGCGCATGGATTATTACGACTTCATGCAGACCGTGGCGTCGGGCCGGCAGGGCACGAACTCAGTCATGCCCGCCTTCGGCACCAACAAGAACGTCTGGTGCTATATCGACGACATCTATGTCTATCTGCTGGCGCATGGCACCGGCGAGATCGGTCGCGGTCGTCCGGCGGAACGCGCCGACAAGTCAGAAGAGTATACCGCGCAGGAAGATTCCTGCATGTCCAGTTGACGGCCCTAGGACGCCTTGCCGGGCTGGTGCTGGCGGTGGGGGTGCTGTCCACCCCGGCCGCGGCCCAGGTGGCGGATCTGCGCTCCACCACCCAGTTTCGGGTCTGCGCCGACCCCGCGAATGCGCCGATGTCCAGCCGCGACGGCAGCGGGTTCGAGAACAAGCTGGCCGAGTTCTTCGGCCAGCAGCTTGGACTGCCGGTGACCTATTTCTGGTTCCCGTCGGGCATGGGGTTCGTGCAACGCACCCTGCGGGAGGGCAACTGCGACGTGGTGATCGGTTATGCCCAAGGGGACGAACTGGTCCAGAACACCAACCACTACTATACCTCGGTCTATGGCATCGTGACGCGCAGGGACGGTTCGTTGGCCAAGGTTGACCGCCTCAGCGACCCGGCGCTGAAGGCGGTCGGCATCGGCGTCGTGGCGGGCACGCCGCCTGCCACGCATCTTGCGCGGGCGGGTCTGGCGCCCAACATGCGCGGCGCGGACCTGTTCGTCGACCGCCGGGTCG is a window from the Paracoccus marcusii genome containing:
- a CDS encoding quinoprotein dehydrogenase-associated putative ABC transporter substrate-binding protein; translation: MTALGRLAGLVLAVGVLSTPAAAQVADLRSTTQFRVCADPANAPMSSRDGSGFENKLAEFFGQQLGLPVTYFWFPSGMGFVQRTLREGNCDVVIGYAQGDELVQNTNHYYTSVYGIVTRRDGSLAKVDRLSDPALKAVGIGVVAGTPPATHLARAGLAPNMRGADLFVDRRVEDPMGDLLEDVRSGATGAAVLWGPLAGPRVKDDPDLQFTPLLHEEASPRLFFRITMGVRPEEQEWKRELNSLIRRNQDGINQILHDAGVPLVDDYGKEVLP
- a CDS encoding c-type cytochrome, methanol metabolism-related; translation: MKAITSLTALVLGASLAGMAWAQTETTPPADAGAGAAAAVSGDAAAEAPANAAAAEPAADAAAEGTETAAAGAHVLPNGQDMTPVEELDGRWRNDEGIPTFKVEDGVVDFATFNGFRRYHAECHVCHGPDGEGSTYAPALKESVLRMDYYDFMQTVASGRQGTNSVMPAFGTNKNVWCYIDDIYVYLLAHGTGEIGRGRPAERADKSEEYTAQEDSCMSS